One genomic window of Granulicella arctica includes the following:
- a CDS encoding response regulator, whose translation MNIDKRIRVLIADDHPLLREGILSVLMSEVDITVVGEATNGQEAVELFRLNRPDVTLMDLQMPVLNGIDAICAIRDEFPDARFIVLTTYQGDVQALRALKAGAAGYLLKSMLRREMSETIRIVHSGRRRIPPEIAAELAEHVTEDALSDREVQVLKQVAVGTSNKMIASQMFVSEATVKSHMKNILAKLGANDRTHAVTIALKRGILEG comes from the coding sequence ATGAACATAGACAAACGCATCCGCGTCCTTATTGCCGACGACCACCCACTGTTGCGGGAAGGCATTCTCTCAGTCCTCATGAGCGAAGTCGATATCACGGTCGTTGGCGAAGCGACAAATGGCCAGGAGGCAGTTGAGCTTTTTCGACTCAATCGTCCCGATGTCACCCTTATGGACCTGCAAATGCCCGTTCTCAATGGGATCGACGCAATCTGTGCGATTCGAGATGAGTTTCCAGACGCCCGCTTTATCGTTCTCACAACCTACCAGGGTGATGTCCAAGCTTTGCGGGCGCTTAAAGCAGGAGCGGCCGGATACTTACTGAAGAGTATGCTTCGAAGAGAGATGTCGGAAACGATAAGGATAGTCCATTCAGGGCGGAGACGCATCCCTCCGGAAATCGCAGCCGAGTTGGCGGAACACGTGACAGAAGACGCTCTTAGCGACCGCGAGGTGCAGGTCCTCAAACAAGTTGCCGTAGGCACGTCAAATAAGATGATTGCTTCCCAGATGTTTGTCTCAGAGGCGACGGTGAAAAGCCACATGAAGAATATCTTGGCGAAACTGGGAGCTAACGACCGAACTCATGCAGTCACCATCGCACTGAAGAGGGGGATTTTGGAAGGCTGA
- a CDS encoding HD domain-containing protein yields MYKSSIATTIPDTKLAKEAHDILREFSTELLYNHSNRVFLFAVQQGLQTKLAFDSELLYVSAAFHDLGLLSEYSSGTERFEVDGANAVRQFLVAHDIPEEKAQTAWEAIALHTTPGVTQYMRPEVALLFSGVGLDVLGEGIELFPADVREEIVAAYPRVDFKQGIVKAFFGGFAHKPASTWGTVKADVCERFIPGYKSPNFCDLIANSPFPEPPK; encoded by the coding sequence ATGTATAAGAGCTCGATAGCAACCACGATCCCCGATACGAAGCTTGCAAAAGAAGCGCATGACATTCTGCGTGAGTTCTCGACAGAGCTTCTCTACAACCATTCCAACCGCGTCTTCTTGTTCGCGGTGCAGCAGGGACTTCAGACGAAGCTTGCGTTCGACTCAGAACTTCTGTACGTGAGTGCGGCGTTTCACGACTTGGGCCTTCTGAGTGAGTATTCAAGCGGAACAGAGCGCTTTGAAGTGGACGGTGCGAATGCTGTCCGACAGTTTCTTGTCGCACATGACATTCCGGAAGAGAAAGCGCAGACAGCATGGGAGGCTATCGCTCTGCATACCACTCCCGGTGTCACACAGTACATGCGGCCAGAGGTCGCGCTGCTCTTTAGCGGTGTGGGACTGGACGTTCTGGGTGAGGGTATTGAGCTCTTTCCAGCTGACGTGCGAGAGGAGATCGTCGCGGCATATCCTCGCGTTGATTTCAAGCAGGGGATCGTCAAAGCTTTCTTCGGCGGGTTTGCACATAAGCCGGCCAGCACCTGGGGCACGGTTAAGGCTGATGTTTGTGAGCGGTTCATTCCTGGATACAAAAGCCCGAAC
- a CDS encoding catalase has translation MKKLTTAFGAPVVDNNNIQTAGPRGPALLQDIWFLEKLAHFDREVIPERRMHAKGAGAHGTFTVTHDIAKYTRAGLFSEVGKQTPMFARFSTVAGERGAADAERDIRGFALKFYTEEGNWDLVGNNTPVFFFRDPTRFPDLNHAIKRDPRTGLRSAQSNWDFWTRLPESLHQVTIVMSDRGIPRSFRHMHGFGSHTYSFISTDNVRYWVKFTFKTMQGIENLTDAEASELIGRDRESHQRDLYESIEEGSFPRWTLFVQVMEERDAETYHIHPFDLTKVWPHADYPLIQVGTIELNRNPDNYFAETEQAAFSPANVVPGISFSPDKMLQGRLFAYGDAQRYRLGVNHGHIPVNAPKCPFHSYHRDGQMRVDGNLGGTVSYEPNNQGEWLEQPDFSEPPLAITGAADHWDRLVDSDHFSQVGNLFRLLSVAEQQVLFWNTARALGDADGEIKARHVSNCSQADPNYGTGVQQALALFASGESQPD, from the coding sequence ATGAAGAAACTAACTACAGCCTTCGGTGCGCCGGTCGTCGATAACAACAACATCCAGACTGCTGGACCCCGCGGCCCTGCGCTCCTGCAGGATATATGGTTCCTCGAGAAGCTCGCACACTTCGATCGAGAAGTAATACCCGAGCGCCGCATGCATGCCAAGGGAGCGGGTGCCCACGGCACCTTCACCGTCACTCACGACATCGCGAAATATACGAGGGCCGGGCTCTTCTCGGAGGTGGGCAAGCAGACGCCAATGTTTGCGCGCTTTTCTACTGTTGCCGGCGAGCGCGGCGCAGCGGATGCGGAGCGGGATATTCGCGGTTTCGCACTCAAGTTCTATACGGAAGAAGGCAACTGGGACCTGGTTGGCAACAACACCCCCGTGTTCTTCTTCCGCGACCCAACACGCTTCCCCGATCTCAACCACGCCATCAAGCGTGACCCACGAACCGGGTTACGCAGCGCTCAGAGCAACTGGGATTTTTGGACGCGGCTACCAGAATCCTTGCATCAGGTCACCATTGTCATGAGCGACCGTGGTATACCCCGTTCCTTTCGACACATGCACGGTTTTGGTAGCCATACTTACAGCTTCATCAGTACCGATAACGTGCGGTACTGGGTGAAGTTCACGTTCAAGACGATGCAGGGTATAGAGAACCTGACAGATGCCGAAGCCTCTGAGCTTATCGGTCGCGACCGCGAGAGCCACCAGCGTGATCTCTACGAGAGCATCGAGGAAGGCTCCTTTCCACGCTGGACGCTCTTTGTTCAGGTCATGGAAGAGCGCGACGCTGAGACGTATCACATTCATCCATTCGATCTCACCAAGGTGTGGCCCCACGCCGATTATCCATTGATCCAAGTGGGCACGATCGAACTTAATAGAAACCCCGACAATTACTTTGCAGAGACGGAGCAGGCCGCATTTTCACCAGCAAACGTCGTCCCTGGCATCAGTTTTTCCCCTGACAAGATGCTCCAAGGACGCTTGTTCGCCTACGGCGACGCCCAGCGATACCGCCTCGGAGTTAATCACGGTCATATACCGGTCAACGCGCCGAAGTGTCCCTTCCACAGCTACCACCGTGACGGACAGATGAGAGTCGATGGGAATCTAGGTGGGACCGTAAGCTACGAGCCAAATAATCAGGGCGAGTGGCTCGAACAGCCAGACTTTAGTGAACCTCCCCTTGCCATTACAGGAGCCGCTGATCATTGGGACCGCCTGGTGGACAGTGATCATTTCTCCCAAGTTGGCAATTTGTTTCGGCTGCTGAGTGTGGCCGAACAACAGGTGTTGTTCTGGAATACTGCACGTGCTTTAGGCGACGCAGATGGAGAAATTAAAGCACGGCATGTTTCTAACTGTAGCCAAGCAGATCCGAATTACGGCACGGGGGTGCAGCAAGCATTGGCTCTATTTGCGTCTGGTGAATCTCAACCCGACTAG
- a CDS encoding dihydrolipoyl dehydrogenase family protein encodes MDQQQIARSIPDASAQTPAVEDYDLVIIGSGEGSKYLAWTLSKQGLRVVVVERQYIGGSCPNIACLPSKNIIHSAGTAALFRHSEYLGVPELKPTIDMTGVRDRKRDMVTSLVALHIDNFKKSGAELVLGNGQFIGARTVEVALNDGTVRILRGVNVVIGTGTRATIAPLPGLAESKPLTHIEALDLGEVPDHLIVLGAGYVGLELAQAMRRFGSDVTVISRNAKLLHNEDDDVAESLRLALEAEGVHFEMSTDVKSVSGQSGEFVRLLVSREGVECSLRGSHLLVAVGRSPNTDELGLDLAGVETTQSGFVKVNEYLETTATGVWAVGDVAGSPQFTHIAFDDFRIVRDNLAGKRRLTTGRQVPFCLFTSPEFARIGLSETEARSSSIAYRVFKIPMSANLRARTLSETQGFLKALVAADSDQIIGFTAVGVNAGEIMGAVQIAMIAGLPYTALRDAILTHPTLLEGLIPLFSTVPTLRAA; translated from the coding sequence ATGGACCAACAGCAGATCGCCCGTTCCATCCCGGATGCAAGTGCGCAAACTCCCGCCGTAGAAGATTACGACTTAGTAATCATCGGAAGCGGTGAAGGTTCGAAATACCTTGCTTGGACCCTATCGAAGCAAGGGCTCCGAGTCGTCGTGGTCGAACGACAGTACATCGGTGGCTCCTGCCCGAACATAGCGTGCCTTCCGAGTAAGAACATCATTCATAGTGCAGGGACCGCCGCGCTCTTTCGTCACAGTGAATACCTCGGGGTCCCGGAACTCAAACCGACCATCGATATGACAGGGGTACGGGATCGAAAGCGGGATATGGTCACGAGCCTGGTTGCCCTGCACATCGACAACTTTAAAAAAAGTGGGGCTGAACTGGTTCTTGGCAACGGACAATTCATTGGGGCGAGAACAGTAGAGGTTGCATTGAATGATGGAACCGTGCGCATACTCCGAGGAGTAAATGTCGTTATTGGAACGGGCACCCGTGCAACGATAGCGCCTCTGCCAGGACTCGCTGAATCCAAGCCGCTGACACACATCGAAGCCCTAGATCTCGGAGAGGTGCCTGATCACCTGATTGTGCTAGGAGCCGGATACGTGGGACTTGAACTGGCTCAAGCGATGCGTCGATTTGGAAGTGATGTGACGGTCATTTCTCGGAATGCGAAGTTGCTGCACAACGAGGATGACGATGTAGCCGAAAGCCTTCGACTGGCTCTTGAAGCGGAAGGCGTGCATTTCGAAATGAGCACAGACGTCAAAAGCGTTTCCGGCCAATCGGGAGAATTTGTCCGGCTTCTTGTCTCGCGGGAAGGAGTGGAATGCAGTCTGCGCGGGTCACATCTGTTGGTAGCGGTAGGGCGCTCGCCGAATACAGATGAGCTGGGGCTCGATCTAGCCGGCGTCGAAACTACACAGTCTGGCTTTGTGAAGGTCAATGAGTACCTCGAAACGACTGCGACCGGCGTCTGGGCGGTCGGAGATGTCGCTGGTAGCCCTCAATTCACGCATATAGCTTTCGATGACTTCAGGATCGTGCGCGATAATCTCGCAGGGAAGAGGCGTCTAACGACAGGGCGGCAGGTCCCGTTCTGCTTGTTTACAAGTCCAGAGTTCGCACGAATAGGGCTGAGCGAGACTGAGGCGAGATCCTCAAGCATTGCCTACCGCGTGTTCAAGATCCCTATGAGTGCAAACCTGCGGGCGCGCACTCTTTCAGAGACACAAGGTTTCCTAAAAGCATTGGTGGCAGCTGATAGCGACCAGATCATTGGATTCACCGCCGTGGGAGTGAACGCCGGCGAAATCATGGGCGCTGTACAGATTGCCATGATCGCAGGCTTACCTTACACCGCTCTGCGCGATGCGATTCTTACACACCCCACTCTGCTGGAGGGATTGATCCCATTGTTCTCCACAGTCCCAACCCTGAGAGCAGCCTGA
- a CDS encoding sensor histidine kinase, which translates to MVPTGTVSTVMLTSLRTSIKLFLVRLRASALFLPVFSQALHAQSSPLLSQYTHTAWKIQDGFFSSGPTAIAQTVDGYLWIGTSAGIERFDGLHFRIPPFIKDSQMPSVSIFSLLGTRDGSLYVGTESGLVQWKDNHLTSFPAIRGRVTDISEDLDGNIWIGQSRVGSSRISSIVCEVSGGRTKCLGPDDHMPALSNIFPLAIDLGGTVWVGDSTKIVHWSPGSTTTYEYRDLQNNLDMDGVTSIALASNGTVWVGKVPNHAGAGLVRYVDGVAMPSPELSEISKTDLKVTALLLDQRNDLWIGTENEGLLRLSDGRVQRYNASNGLSSDSVIHLFQDHEGTLWIATTKGLDKLRRPPIITFSKQEGLAIDEVDSVLATNKGEILVGTPLGINIVDAISGAVRSPPHSPHTQVTALFQDGKNRMWEGFDNNLFVQEHGKLRRLAGIGGQPMGLVTGLSEDNGRDIWGEITGAEHKLVHIRNDNIIESFSESQVPGARSLAQDARGGIWLGLRSGDIAHFRDGQTTVERFQHADAERSNALIVDSGGTVLDGTTYGLAGFKAGTKRIMAAVNGLPCDEVDSLVFDDHQNLWMSMRCALVELSAEQLQQWWDHPGIQVRARVFDYSEGFQPGLAAFHGATRSKDGRLWFANGTVLQMIDPALASNHSQPPPVYLEQVIADRKVFDGDPQFRLPALTRQIEIDYTALNFIAPQKVHFRYQLIGHDTLWQDADTRRQAFYNDLPPGTYHFQVIASNGDGIWSEPRAAATILIAPKFYQTAWFKSVAILGSVVMLWLLYLLRLKQATAEVQLRLGERMIERERIARELHDTLLQGFQGLMLKFQAVIMNLADQDLARTMLESALDRGDKVLVEGRMRVMDLRDEEFMPQGFPEALLIKGQEFAELSSSIFGLTVIGTPKLLNPILREELFRIGIEAISNAFRHANAARIEVEITYGPNEFRLNVHDDGCGMGERLLREGRTGHWGLPGMRERAEKVGARLSIWSTPRAGTEMDVVVPVTLAYFNRGSVSAWTLLKRAVNRGKSI; encoded by the coding sequence ATGGTGCCGACAGGCACGGTATCAACAGTGATGCTAACAAGCCTTAGGACATCGATAAAGCTGTTCCTAGTGCGCCTGCGTGCGTCTGCGCTGTTCCTTCCTGTGTTTTCCCAAGCACTACATGCTCAGTCGTCTCCTCTCCTCTCGCAGTACACTCACACCGCATGGAAGATTCAAGACGGGTTCTTTAGCAGCGGTCCTACAGCCATCGCGCAGACCGTTGATGGCTATCTATGGATCGGGACCTCAGCGGGTATAGAGAGATTTGATGGACTTCATTTCCGAATTCCACCGTTTATCAAGGATTCGCAGATGCCTTCGGTGAGCATCTTTTCGCTGTTAGGAACCCGCGATGGCAGCTTGTATGTCGGAACTGAGTCAGGCCTGGTTCAGTGGAAGGACAATCACCTGACCTCTTTCCCAGCCATTCGTGGACGTGTGACGGACATTTCCGAAGACCTTGACGGTAACATCTGGATCGGTCAGTCAAGAGTGGGTAGCTCTCGCATCTCCAGCATCGTGTGCGAAGTCTCTGGAGGCCGCACAAAGTGTCTCGGACCGGACGATCATATGCCTGCCCTGAGCAATATATTCCCCTTGGCGATCGATCTCGGAGGAACGGTGTGGGTAGGAGACAGTACCAAGATCGTGCACTGGTCGCCAGGCTCAACAACTACGTACGAGTATAGAGATCTACAGAACAATCTAGACATGGATGGTGTGACAAGTATTGCTCTCGCGTCTAACGGTACAGTGTGGGTCGGTAAGGTTCCGAATCACGCGGGGGCCGGGCTTGTTCGATATGTCGATGGTGTTGCGATGCCATCCCCGGAACTGAGTGAAATAAGTAAGACGGATCTGAAAGTCACAGCGTTACTCCTTGATCAACGGAATGACCTTTGGATCGGAACTGAGAACGAGGGCTTATTACGGCTCTCAGACGGACGGGTCCAGCGCTACAACGCCTCGAATGGACTCTCGAGCGATTCCGTTATCCATCTCTTCCAAGATCACGAAGGAACCTTGTGGATTGCAACAACAAAGGGCTTGGACAAGCTTAGAAGACCTCCCATCATCACCTTTTCGAAGCAAGAAGGCTTAGCCATCGATGAAGTCGACTCTGTGCTCGCCACAAATAAGGGCGAGATTCTTGTTGGGACTCCCCTCGGGATCAACATTGTTGACGCAATCAGTGGTGCTGTACGGTCTCCCCCTCACAGTCCGCACACTCAAGTCACCGCTTTGTTCCAAGACGGTAAGAATCGGATGTGGGAGGGTTTTGACAACAACCTTTTCGTCCAAGAACATGGAAAACTTAGACGACTAGCTGGGATCGGCGGCCAGCCGATGGGGCTTGTAACAGGACTATCCGAAGATAACGGCCGCGACATCTGGGGAGAGATCACCGGCGCCGAGCACAAACTTGTACATATCCGGAACGACAACATTATCGAAAGCTTCTCGGAATCGCAGGTTCCAGGAGCCCGTTCCCTCGCCCAAGATGCTCGTGGCGGTATTTGGCTCGGTCTTCGAAGCGGTGATATAGCTCACTTTCGTGATGGTCAAACGACAGTGGAGCGTTTTCAACACGCCGATGCTGAGCGCTCGAACGCGCTGATCGTCGATTCGGGCGGAACAGTGCTGGACGGCACGACCTATGGTTTAGCTGGCTTCAAAGCAGGTACGAAACGGATCATGGCGGCGGTCAATGGTCTCCCTTGCGATGAAGTTGATTCTCTCGTCTTTGATGACCATCAGAACCTTTGGATGTCGATGCGTTGCGCTTTGGTCGAGCTTTCGGCTGAGCAATTGCAACAATGGTGGGATCATCCGGGCATCCAAGTACGTGCTCGTGTCTTCGACTACTCCGAAGGCTTTCAACCTGGACTCGCCGCTTTCCACGGAGCAACTCGGTCCAAAGACGGTCGCCTATGGTTTGCAAACGGGACCGTGCTTCAAATGATCGACCCCGCTTTAGCCAGCAATCACAGCCAGCCACCGCCTGTCTACCTGGAGCAGGTTATTGCTGACCGGAAGGTCTTCGATGGAGACCCCCAGTTTCGATTGCCGGCGCTTACGCGACAAATAGAGATCGACTACACGGCTCTAAACTTTATAGCCCCTCAGAAGGTACATTTTCGCTATCAACTGATTGGCCATGACACCTTGTGGCAGGACGCGGACACAAGAAGGCAGGCGTTCTACAACGACCTTCCCCCCGGGACATATCACTTTCAGGTGATCGCCAGCAACGGGGACGGGATTTGGAGCGAGCCCAGAGCCGCCGCCACCATCTTAATCGCTCCCAAGTTTTATCAGACGGCCTGGTTTAAGAGCGTGGCCATTCTTGGCTCAGTCGTCATGCTCTGGCTGTTGTACCTGTTAAGACTAAAACAGGCTACAGCAGAGGTTCAACTGCGGCTCGGCGAACGAATGATCGAGCGCGAACGGATTGCACGCGAGCTGCATGACACTCTACTTCAAGGTTTTCAAGGGCTGATGCTTAAATTCCAAGCGGTGATCATGAACCTAGCAGATCAGGATCTTGCCCGCACAATGCTGGAAAGTGCTCTTGATCGGGGAGATAAGGTGTTGGTCGAAGGGCGGATGCGGGTGATGGACCTCCGCGATGAAGAATTCATGCCCCAAGGCTTCCCTGAAGCTCTCCTGATCAAAGGGCAAGAGTTTGCAGAACTATCCTCCTCAATCTTCGGATTGACCGTAATCGGGACGCCGAAGTTGCTCAACCCAATACTCCGCGAAGAATTGTTTAGGATCGGCATCGAGGCGATCTCGAATGCTTTTCGCCACGCAAACGCCGCACGAATTGAGGTTGAGATTACCTATGGCCCCAATGAGTTCAGGCTGAATGTTCATGACGATGGATGTGGGATGGGCGAGAGACTCCTGAGAGAGGGTCGGACTGGTCATTGGGGTCTTCCGGGGATGCGAGAGAGAGCGGAAAAAGTCGGTGCTAGATTGTCTATCTGGAGTACTCCGAGAGCTGGAACCGAAATGGATGTGGTAGTCCCGGTAACGCTTGCATACTTTAACAGAGGATCAGTATCTGCGTGGACACTTCTCAAGCGCGCAGTCAACAGGGGCAAATCGATATGA
- a CDS encoding oxidoreductase, translating to MSAGKGYTMNSTNQVQDQKVWLITGSSRGLGRALAEAVLECGDRLIATARDPAHLADLVERFGKRVRVIALDVTDEQAAQAAIAQATDAFGRLDVLVNNAGFGHISPIEDTTMDEFRAQIETNLFGVISVTKAALPLFREQRSGHIIQISSVGGRIGPSGRGPYAAAKWGVEGFSEVLAREVGPLGVKVTLIEPGGFRTDFAGASTAIRKGRSEYETTVGATARFQEEYDGKQPGDPKKAAAAILHVASLAEPPLRLLLGSDAFQAIEKSDLLKTTRDREWKELSCSTDFPV from the coding sequence ATGTCAGCAGGGAAAGGATACACAATGAACAGTACCAACCAAGTGCAAGATCAAAAAGTGTGGCTGATTACAGGTTCGTCTCGAGGGTTAGGTCGTGCCCTCGCCGAAGCGGTCCTCGAATGCGGTGATCGTCTCATCGCGACTGCTCGTGATCCAGCACACCTCGCAGACCTCGTAGAGCGATTCGGGAAGAGAGTACGAGTCATTGCCTTGGACGTCACCGATGAGCAGGCGGCACAGGCCGCCATTGCTCAAGCGACAGATGCTTTTGGCCGGCTTGACGTCCTCGTCAACAACGCCGGATTTGGACACATTTCGCCTATCGAGGACACGACAATGGACGAATTTCGTGCTCAGATCGAGACCAATTTATTTGGTGTCATCAGCGTGACAAAAGCCGCGCTCCCTCTGTTTCGTGAACAAAGGTCCGGACATATTATCCAAATTTCTTCGGTTGGCGGCAGGATCGGGCCTTCCGGTCGTGGCCCGTATGCCGCAGCAAAGTGGGGCGTAGAAGGTTTCTCTGAGGTTTTAGCTCGAGAAGTGGGTCCTTTAGGCGTAAAGGTAACGCTTATCGAGCCCGGTGGATTCCGTACCGACTTTGCTGGTGCATCCACGGCGATCCGCAAAGGCCGTTCTGAATATGAGACGACCGTTGGCGCAACAGCCCGCTTTCAAGAAGAGTACGACGGCAAACAGCCAGGTGATCCTAAGAAGGCCGCGGCTGCGATACTCCATGTGGCCAGTCTGGCTGAACCACCCTTACGACTTCTTCTGGGAAGCGACGCATTTCAAGCGATTGAGAAAAGTGATCTCTTGAAGACTACGCGCGATCGCGAGTGGAAGGAATTGAGTTGTTCCACCGACTTCCCAGTCTGA